The segment AAAACGAGAAACCGGGTGTCGGAATTTTTAATTCGCTTATGATTTGTAAAGGGCATTCCTGGTTGAGAAAAGTCACATTCCCAGTACGGTGACGGCAATGGGATAAGACCTGTAAATATTTGTTATTTAACATATATTCAGATAATATTAGTTCTTATAGGTGACAACTTCAAACTCCCAATCCGATTCGGACCGTAAGCCAAAGGTATTCAGACAAACAAACCGACAGTTCCTAAAAGTTTACCGACACAGCCACTTCCGACCCCGGATCCCATGCCCAAAGCCATACCGAGCTTTTAAGAGTTAAAACAGAGAGCACCATGCAGAATAGACTGTTTTGATAATGTTTTTCTTGACACGTAATTTGTAACTTCTGTATGCATCTGTAGGAGGGCGTAACTACAAAATCGCTGATTTGAAAGCCGGATCGCACAGCCGACAGCCTGAAACCAGAAAAGAATGAGGGGATAATCAATGGAAAAAACGATGATCGACCAGATCAGCTTGAGGATCCTGGAACGCGACCCGCCCCTCGATCTCTTTTTTGTATTCCAGAAAGAAACTGACGAGGCGGAACTCCATTGCATCTCTTTGAATATGAACGAAACCAGCGATGACGTCTCATCGATGGTCGCTCTGGGAGACAGCCTTGATCGCTACAGGGAAGAGGAGGGGGTGCTGATGGTCATCGACGGCGCTTCGCCGAACCGGCACGTCTATGCCGTCGATTTCAATCCCCAGGAAAACGAAATCTATTTTTTCAACGCACAAGAGACGGAAGACATGTTCGACCTGCTCTCACCACAGATCGCCTCCCTTGCACCGTACATTAAAAAAGATTGGCTCGATTTTGCCGGTCCGTTTCCCGGATGCGATCATCAAACCGTATTTTCTTATGGTTCAGATACATAAGATTTAGAGATAAAAGGATTTTTGTATGGCCAAACCGAAAAATGCGATGGAGATATTCCAGCACCTGGACAAATCCAATTGCAGGGAATGCGGCGAAAAGACCTGCCTTGCGTTTGCCGGAGCTGTGTTTAAGGGCGAAAAAGCCCTTGACCGGTGTCCGAAACTGGATGCGCAGACCATCGAAGCGCTCTCCGGCGGAGGAGAAGCCGCCAATCCTGCGGAACAAACCCGTGAGGAATATCTCCGGAAACTGAAAGAAGAGATCGCCCACACAGACCTTTCCGAAGCGGCGGAGCGGGTGGGGGGGCGATTCAACGGAAAGAAGCTGACCGCCAAGGTACTCGGCAAGGATTTCAATGTCGATACAAATGGAATCCTTTCCGCCGAAATCCACGTCAACCCCTGGGTAGCGGTCCCCTTTCTAAACTATGTGATCTATGCCGAAGGGGTCTCCCCCACCGGGAACTGGGTCTCCTTCCGGGAATTGAAAAACGGTCCGGAGCGTTACCCGCTGTTCCAGAAGCGCTGCGAGGAGGCGATGAAACAGGTAGCGGATGTTTACACCGATCTTTTCGACGATATGGTCCACCTTTTCGGGGGAAAGCAGGTGGATGAGGCGTTTGAATCGGACATCGCCGTGGTCCTCCATCCTCTTCCCAAGGTACCCATCATGATCTGCTACTGGGAGCCGGAAGAGGATCTGGCCTCGGCCCTGAATCTCTTTTATGACGAAACAGCGGACAGAAATCTCGATATCGGCTCCCTCTTCACCCTGGGAGCCGGGCTGACGCAGATGTTCGAAAAGCTGGCCGCGCGGCATGGATATGTGCCGGCGGCAGGGTAGGAGAGGGTAAAAAAAGGAGCAGAAAGCGGGAGGGGCAACGCCACAAGAAAGGATCTATCGGGAAAAGGCGCCGTTCGGGCGCCTTTTCTCTTTCGGACTAATCCAGAATGTCCAGGATCTCTTTGAGGATGTGCTTTTTCTTGGACTTTTTCTTGTGATAGTGCTTGTCGTAGTGGGGCTTTTCCCGGTACTTATCCGGTTTTCCCTGGGGCGGATAGTAGGGC is part of the Chitinivibrionales bacterium genome and harbors:
- a CDS encoding DUF3786 domain-containing protein, yielding MAKPKNAMEIFQHLDKSNCRECGEKTCLAFAGAVFKGEKALDRCPKLDAQTIEALSGGGEAANPAEQTREEYLRKLKEEIAHTDLSEAAERVGGRFNGKKLTAKVLGKDFNVDTNGILSAEIHVNPWVAVPFLNYVIYAEGVSPTGNWVSFRELKNGPERYPLFQKRCEEAMKQVADVYTDLFDDMVHLFGGKQVDEAFESDIAVVLHPLPKVPIMICYWEPEEDLASALNLFYDETADRNLDIGSLFTLGAGLTQMFEKLAARHGYVPAAG